In Mastomys coucha isolate ucsf_1 unplaced genomic scaffold, UCSF_Mcou_1 pScaffold5, whole genome shotgun sequence, one genomic interval encodes:
- the Llgl1 gene encoding lethal(2) giant larvae protein homolog 1 — MMKFRFRRQGADPQREKLKQELFAFHKTVEHGFPNQPSALAFDPELRIMAIGTRSGAVKIYGAPGVEFTGLHRDAATVTQMHFLPGQGRLLTLLDDSSLHLWEIIHHNGCAHLEEGLSFHPPSRPSFDNASFPTSLTRVTVVLLAAGNTVALGTESGNIFFLDVATLALLEGQTLSPDEVLRSVPDDYRCGKALGPVESLQGHLQDPSKILIGYSRGLLVIWSQATQSVEHVFLGNQQLESLCWGRGGSSIISSHSDGSYAIWSTDTGSPPTLQPTIVTTPYGPFPCKAINKILWRSCESGDHFIIFSGGMPRASYGDRHCVSVLRAETLVTLDFTSRVIDFFTVHSTQPENEFDNPQALAVLLEEELVVLDLQTPGWPAVPAPYLAPLHSSAITCSAHVANVPSKLWARIVSAGERQSPQPASSALSWPITGGRNLAQEPSQRGLLLTGHEDGTVRFWDASGVALRPLYKLSTAGLFQTDCEHADSLAQAVEDDWPPFRKVGCFDPYSDDPRLGIQKVSLCKYTAQMVVAGTAGQVLVLELSDVPAEHAVSVANVDLLQDREGFTWKGHERLSPHTGLLPWPAGFQPRMLIQCLPPAAVTAVTLHAEWSLVAFGTSHGFGLFDYQRKSPVLARCTLHPNDSLAMEGPLSRVKSLKKSLRQSFRRIRKSRVSGKKRAPTASSKLQEANAQLAEQSCPHDLEMTPVQRRIEPRSADDSLSGVVRCLYFADTFLRDATHHGPTMWAGTNSGSVFAYALEVPAATAGGEKRPEQAVEAVLGKEVQLMHRAPVVAIAVLDGRGRPLPEPYEASRDLAQAPDMQGGHAVLIASEEQFKVFTLPKVSAKTKFKLTAHEGCRVRKVALATFASVISEDYAETCLACLTNLGDVHVFSVPGLRPQVHYSCIRKEDISGIASCVFTRHGQGFYLISPSEFERFSLSARNITEPLCSLDISWPRNATQPSHKLQESPKLSQANGTRDIILAPESCEGSPCSAHSKKADTTEPPEATLSPVSIDSAASGDTMLDTTGDVTVEYVKDFLGSPEDSEKNLRNLGADDACRGYTLLIK, encoded by the exons ATGATGAAGTTTCGGTTCCGGCGGCAGGGCGCCGACCCGCAGCGCGAGAAGCTCAAGCAGGAGCTCTTCGCCTTCCACAAG ACTGTGGAGCATGGCTTCCCCAATCAACCCAGCGCCTTGGCCTTCGATCCCGAGCTTCGCATCATGGCTATCGGCACCAGGTCTGGGGCTGTCAAGAT CTATGGTGCACCTGGAGTGGAATTTACAGGCTTACATCGGGATGCAGCCACCGTCACCCAGATGCATTTCCTGCCTGGTCAG GGCCGCCTCCTGACCCTGCTAGATGACAGCAGCTTGCATCTGTGGGAGATCATCCATCATAACGGCTGTGCCCACCTGGAGGAAGGGCTCAGCTTCCACCCACCCAGCAGGCCCAGTTTTGACAATGCCAG TTTCCCTACCAGTCTAACCCGCGTCACTGTGGTCCTGCTGGCTGCTGGCAACACAGTGGCCCTGGGAACCGAGAGTGGTAACATATTCTTCCTGGATGTAGCCACCCTGGCACTGCTGGAAGGGCAGACTCTCAGCCCAGATGAAGTTCTGCGCAG TGTGCCAGATGACTATCGGTGTGGAAAGGCCTTGGGCCCTGTGGAGTCACTCCAGGGACATCTGCAAGACCCCAGCAAGATCCTCATAGGCTATAGTCGGGGCTTACTGGTCATCTGGAGCCAGGCCACACAGTCTGTGGAACACGTTTTCCTGGGTAACCAG CAGCTGGAGAGCCTGTGTTGGGGCCGTGGGGGCAGCAGCATTATCAGCTCACACAGTGATGGCAGCTATGCCATCTGGTCCACAGACACTGGCAGCCCCCCAACGCTGCAGCCCACTATAGTGACCACACCCTATG gcccctTCCCCTGCAAGGCCATCAACAAGATTCTGTGGCGGAGCTGTGAGTCGGG AGACCACTTTATCATCTTCAGTGGTGGCATGCCTCGAGCCAGCTATGGTGACCGCCATTGTGTGAGTGTACTGCGAGCAGAGACACTGGTGACTCTAGACTTCACCTCCCGTGTCATTGACTTCTTCACAGTGCACAGCACACAGCCAGAGAATG AATTTGACAACCCCCAGGCCCTAGCTGTGCTTCTGGAGGAGGAGCTGGTGGTGCTGGACCTGCAGACACCAGGCTGGCCAGCTGTGCCTGCTCCTTACCTGGCCCCACTGCATTCGTCAGCTATCACCTGCTCTGCCCATGTTGCCAACGTCCCCAGCAAGCTGTGGGCCCGCATTGTAAGTGCTGGTGAGCGGCAGAGCCCACAGCCTGCCTCCAGTGCCTTG AGTTGGCCCATTACCGGGGGCCGGAACTTGGCCCAGGAACCCTCGCAGCGTGGGCTGTTGCTGACTGG CCATGAGGATGGCACTGTGCGGTTCTGGGACGCCTCTGGTGTGGCGCTGAGGCCACTTTACAAACTGAGCACAGCTGGCCTCTTCCAGACGGACTGTGAACATGCTGACAGCCTGGCTCAGGCTGTGGAGGATGACTGGCCACCCTTCCGCAAg GTGGGCTGCTTTGATCCCTACAGTGATGATCCCCGGCTGGGAATCCAGAAGGTTTCGCTTTGCAAGTACACAGCCCAGATGGTGGTGGCTGGCACTGCAGGCCAG GTTCTGGTGCTGGAGCTCAGTGACGTCCCAGCAGAGCATGCCGTCAGTGTGGCCAACGTGGATCTTCTTCAGGATCGAGAGGGCTTCACGTGGAAGGGCCATGAGCGGCTGAGCCCACACACAGGCCTGTTGCCTTGGCCTGCTGGATTCCAGCCCCGCATGCTGATACAGTGCCTGCCACCCgctgctgtcactgctgtcacaCTCCATGCTGAGTGGAGCCTTGTGGCCTTTGGTACCAGTCATGGCTTTGGCCTTTTTGACTACCAGCGCAAGAGCCCTGTGCTAGCCAG GTGTACCCTTCACCCCAATGACTCTTTGGCCATGGAGGGGCCGCTGTCACGTGTGAAGTCCCTCAAGAAGTCACTGCGACAGTCATTCCGGCGAATCCGCAAGAGCCGCGTTTCAGGCAAAAAACGGGCTCCTACTGCCAGTAGCAAG TTGCAGGAGGCCAATGCACAGCTGGCAGAGCAGTCCTGCCCACACGACTTGGAGATGACGCCTGTGCAGCGCCGCATCGAGCCTCGGTCTGCTGATGACTCCCTTTCTGGTGTTGTACGCTGCCTCTACTTTGCTGACACATTCCTTAGAGATG CGACCCACCATGGGCCCACCATGTGGGCAGGTACCAACTCGGGCTCTGTATTTGCCTATGCGCTGGAGGTTCCAGCAGCCACAGCAGGTGGTGAAAAGCGGCCTGAGCAGGCAGTGGAGGCTGTGCTGGGCAAGGAGGTACAGCTAATGCACCGAGCACCTGTGGTGGCCATTGCTGTGTTGGATGGTCGTGGCCGTCCACTGCCTGAGCCCTATGAGGCTTCCCGGGACCTGGCACAGGCGCCTGACATGCAGGGTGGGCATGCTGTGCTCATTGCATCTGAAGAACAATTCAAG GTGTTCACACTACCCAAGGTGAGTGCCAAGACTAAATTCAAGCTGACAGCCCACGAAGGCTGTCGTGTGCGGAAGGTAGCCCTGGCTACATTTGCCAGTGTGATATCTGAAGACTATGCTGAGACCTGCCTTGCCTGCCTCACCAACCTGGGTGATGTCCACGTCTTCTCAGTGCCCGGCCTGAGGCCTCAGGTGCACTACTCCTGTATTCGGAAGGAGGACATCAGTGGCATCGCTTCCTGTGTCTTCACACGCCATGGTCAGG GCTTTTACTTGATTTCTCCATCGGAATTCGAGCGCTTCTCACTGAGTGCTCGAAATATCACAGAACCACTCTGTTCTCTGGATATAAGCTGGCCCCGAAATGCCACCCAGCCCAG TCACAAGCTTCAAGAATCACCCAAGCTGAGCCAGGCTAATGGGACCAGAGACATCATTCTGGCCCCAGAGAGCTGTGAAGGAAGCCCTTGCTCTGCCCACAGCAAGAAAGCTG ATACCACAGAACCACCAGAGGCCACACTCTCGCCTGTGTCCATTGACTCAGCTGCTAGTGGGGATACAATGCTGGACACAACAGGGGATGTCACCGTGGAATATGTGAAGGATTTCCTGGG CTCTCCTGAGGACTCTGAGAAGAACCTGCGGAATCTGGGAGCAGATGATGCTTGTCGGGGCTACACCCTTCTGATTAAATGA